In Candidatus Sedimenticola sp. (ex Thyasira tokunagai), the following proteins share a genomic window:
- a CDS encoding IS66 family transposase has translation MNAAVKNLPNDASSLKEIIAEQQLKLSSQEQRIALLEEFIRLQRHRQFGTSSEKASGQAELFDEAELLGEEDEPPAAEEISGKDAKADTNKKTPGRKPLPPELQRIRIEYDLPEAEKTCSCGCQRTLIGEETSEQLDIIPAKVRVLVHVRKKYACKVCEAGVQIAPLPPQPIPKSNASAGLLAHVAVAKYQDALPLYRQEQILKRTGVELGRNTLAGWMLKCGTLVQPLLNLLNDQLLSGPIIHCDETPIQVLKEVDKTPQSKSYMWVRVSGLPEKKIVLYGYASSRSGKVAEELLEGFEGYLQTDDYAGYHALGKTEAVTHLGCWAHARRKFIDAQKVAAPKGKKPKAGKADMALSYIGKLYSIERRIKDEPADVRKRVRQEESRMVLEQLRVWLDKTLHQVLPKGALGKALGYLDKNWNKLTVYPEEGYLSIDNNVAENAIRPFVIGRKNWLFSDTDRGAKASAALYSLIETAKANGLEPYAYLQRIFKELPAAQNLEEIEALLPWNFDGESLTVV, from the coding sequence ATGAATGCTGCTGTTAAAAACCTGCCAAATGATGCTTCTTCACTGAAGGAAATCATTGCTGAGCAGCAGCTAAAACTCAGTAGCCAAGAGCAGCGCATAGCCCTCCTCGAAGAGTTCATACGCCTGCAGCGCCATCGTCAGTTTGGCACCAGTAGTGAGAAGGCATCCGGGCAAGCCGAGTTGTTTGATGAGGCGGAGCTGCTGGGTGAAGAAGACGAGCCTCCTGCTGCCGAAGAGATCTCCGGCAAAGATGCCAAGGCCGACACCAACAAAAAAACACCTGGCCGCAAACCCTTGCCTCCAGAACTCCAGCGCATTCGCATTGAGTATGATCTGCCTGAAGCAGAGAAGACCTGCTCCTGTGGTTGCCAACGCACTCTCATCGGCGAAGAGACCAGCGAGCAACTGGATATCATTCCGGCCAAGGTGCGGGTACTGGTACATGTGCGCAAGAAATACGCCTGCAAGGTGTGTGAAGCGGGTGTGCAAATTGCACCCTTGCCACCACAACCTATTCCCAAGAGCAATGCCAGTGCGGGTCTGTTAGCCCATGTAGCGGTAGCCAAGTACCAGGATGCGCTGCCACTCTACCGTCAGGAGCAGATCCTGAAGCGTACCGGTGTTGAGCTGGGTCGCAATACGTTGGCCGGCTGGATGCTCAAGTGCGGCACATTGGTACAGCCGCTGCTCAATCTTCTTAATGATCAACTGCTGTCAGGGCCCATTATCCACTGTGATGAGACCCCGATACAGGTGCTCAAGGAGGTCGACAAGACACCACAGAGTAAATCTTACATGTGGGTGCGAGTCAGCGGTCTTCCAGAGAAAAAGATCGTTCTCTATGGCTACGCATCGAGCCGAAGCGGAAAAGTTGCCGAAGAACTCCTGGAGGGCTTTGAAGGCTATCTGCAAACCGACGACTATGCCGGTTATCACGCACTGGGAAAAACAGAGGCCGTTACGCACCTGGGTTGCTGGGCACATGCGCGACGAAAATTTATCGACGCTCAAAAGGTGGCTGCCCCGAAGGGGAAAAAGCCCAAAGCGGGAAAGGCGGATATGGCCTTAAGCTATATCGGCAAGCTCTATAGCATTGAGCGCCGAATCAAAGACGAACCCGCTGATGTGCGCAAACGGGTACGCCAGGAAGAGAGCCGGATGGTGCTTGAGCAACTCCGGGTATGGCTGGATAAGACATTACACCAGGTGCTTCCAAAAGGTGCACTGGGTAAAGCCTTGGGCTATCTGGACAAGAACTGGAACAAGCTGACGGTCTACCCTGAAGAGGGCTACTTATCGATCGATAACAACGTGGCCGAGAATGCGATCCGACCCTTTGTCATCGGCAGAAAAAACTGGTTATTCAGTGACACCGATAGAGGTGCTAAGGCCAGTGCTGCACTCTACAGTCTGATCGAAACGGCCAAAGCTAATGGCCTGGAGCCCTATGCTTATCTGCAACGTATTTTTAAAGAGCTGCCTGCGGCACAGAACCTGGAAGAGATCGAAGCACTGTTGCCGTGGAACTTTGATGGTGAAAGCTTAACGGTGGTGTGA
- a CDS encoding YbaB/EbfC family nucleoid-associated protein produces MKGGLGGLMKQAQKMQAEMQKAQEQLAQEEITGESGGGMVKITMNGKHEVRRVEIDDTLVGDDKEMLEDLIAAAMNDAVHRIADKTQESMAGMTSGMGLPPGFKMPF; encoded by the coding sequence ATGAAAGGTGGATTAGGCGGCCTGATGAAGCAGGCCCAGAAGATGCAGGCGGAGATGCAGAAGGCACAGGAACAGCTGGCCCAAGAGGAGATTACCGGTGAGTCTGGTGGTGGCATGGTGAAAATCACCATGAACGGCAAGCATGAGGTGCGCCGCGTGGAGATCGACGATACCTTGGTAGGTGATGATAAAGAGATGCTTGAGGATCTGATTGCCGCAGCGATGAACGATGCGGTTCACCGCATAGCCGATAAAACCCAGGAGAGCATGGCCGGTATGACTTCCGGCATGGGCCTGCCCCCCGGCTTCAAAATGCCGTTCTGA
- the recR gene encoding recombination mediator RecR: MSQRPLLDQLMDALCCLPGVGQKSAQRMAFYLLERDREGARHLGRLLEESMERIGQCSRCRTYTESEVCALCANPNRSDSQLCVVETPAEVAAIEQATDYRGRYFVLGGRLSPLDGLGPREIGLDQLALILDEGEVRELILATNPTVEGEATAHYISEMAKQQQITITRIAHGVPLGGDLEYVDGGTLSHAFTGRRTF; the protein is encoded by the coding sequence ATGTCCCAGCGACCTCTCCTCGATCAGTTGATGGATGCGCTCTGCTGTCTCCCTGGAGTAGGGCAGAAGTCAGCGCAGCGTATGGCGTTCTATCTACTTGAGCGGGACCGAGAGGGCGCTCGTCATCTAGGCCGGCTTCTGGAAGAGTCGATGGAGCGGATCGGTCAGTGCAGCCGCTGTCGTACATACACCGAGTCGGAGGTCTGCGCTCTCTGCGCCAATCCCAACCGGAGCGACAGCCAACTCTGCGTGGTTGAGACACCGGCGGAGGTGGCCGCCATCGAGCAGGCGACGGACTATCGCGGTCGCTATTTTGTTCTTGGCGGGCGACTTTCTCCTCTGGACGGTCTTGGACCGAGAGAGATTGGTCTTGACCAACTGGCCCTGATACTCGACGAAGGCGAGGTGCGTGAGTTGATACTCGCCACCAATCCGACAGTAGAGGGCGAAGCAACGGCCCACTACATCAGCGAGATGGCGAAACAGCAACAGATAACGATTACCCGAATTGCCCACGGGGTTCCCCTGGGCGGTGATCTGGAGTATGTGGATGGGGGGACCCTCTCACACGCCTTTACCGGGCGCCGGACATTCTAG
- the dnaX gene encoding DNA polymerase III subunit gamma/tau codes for MSYQVLARKWRPRIFSELVGQEHVVRALSNALDNDRLHHAYLFTGTRGVGKTTLARIFAKSLNCEHGVGSTPCGQCSACQELDEGRFVDLLEVDAASRTKVDQTRELLENVPYAPVRGRYKVYLIDEVHMFSDSSFNALLKTLEEPPPHVKFLLATTDPQKVPMTVLSRCLQFNLKRLPLEQIQGYLQTILQKEGIEHEMPALANLARGADGSMRDALSLMDQAIAFGGGRVMEDEVRTMLGTIAQDRVYEFIDALGRGDGSGLMSQVAEMAEMAPDFGGVLQDLLSLLHRVALAQAVPDAVDNSAGDEERVTALAAELTPEDVQLFYQIGLIGQRDLPLAPEPRVGFEMILLRMLAFRPVSLNSDDAPIVGERRPQPVIAKKKLPEKKPLLDRQAVAAESAVVQPVAVSAAPVTETPPQPMDLSNWHQVVESLQIGGIARQLANNSVYESWDGSTLVLNLDPVHKHMQVGSSEQRLCKALELCMGQKIQLKIVLGSADAVTPAKSQAIAAADRQKDAENSMAEDPLVLAMKERMGARLIPGSIRPVDE; via the coding sequence ATGTCATATCAGGTTCTAGCCCGTAAGTGGCGACCCCGTATCTTCAGCGAATTGGTTGGTCAGGAGCACGTGGTACGCGCCCTGAGCAATGCCCTGGACAACGACCGGCTGCATCATGCCTATCTCTTTACCGGTACCCGGGGGGTAGGGAAAACCACCCTGGCGCGTATCTTTGCCAAATCCCTCAATTGTGAACACGGCGTCGGTTCCACTCCTTGTGGCCAGTGCAGTGCCTGTCAGGAACTGGATGAGGGGCGTTTTGTCGATCTGCTGGAGGTGGACGCCGCCTCCCGCACTAAGGTGGATCAGACTCGTGAACTGCTGGAAAACGTCCCCTACGCCCCCGTCAGGGGGCGCTACAAGGTCTACCTCATAGATGAGGTGCACATGTTTTCCGACAGTAGCTTTAATGCACTGTTGAAGACGCTTGAGGAGCCACCGCCCCACGTTAAGTTTCTACTCGCCACCACCGATCCGCAGAAAGTGCCGATGACCGTTTTGTCGCGTTGTCTGCAGTTCAACCTGAAACGTCTCCCGCTGGAACAGATTCAGGGCTACCTGCAGACCATTCTTCAGAAAGAGGGGATCGAGCACGAGATGCCGGCTCTGGCCAATCTGGCCCGTGGTGCGGATGGTAGTATGCGTGATGCTCTCAGCTTAATGGATCAGGCGATCGCTTTCGGTGGTGGCCGGGTGATGGAGGACGAGGTAAGGACGATGCTCGGCACCATCGCTCAGGATCGCGTTTATGAGTTTATTGATGCACTGGGGCGGGGCGATGGCAGTGGCCTGATGTCACAGGTGGCTGAGATGGCGGAGATGGCCCCCGATTTCGGTGGTGTACTCCAGGACCTGCTCTCCCTGCTTCACCGTGTTGCCCTGGCTCAAGCGGTTCCTGATGCCGTGGATAACAGTGCAGGAGATGAGGAGCGAGTCACTGCACTGGCAGCTGAGCTGACTCCCGAGGATGTGCAGCTGTTTTACCAGATTGGTTTGATTGGTCAACGTGACCTGCCACTGGCTCCCGAGCCACGGGTAGGGTTCGAGATGATCCTGTTGAGAATGCTGGCGTTTCGTCCGGTGAGCCTGAATTCTGATGATGCGCCGATAGTTGGTGAAAGACGGCCTCAGCCTGTAATAGCAAAAAAAAAACTCCCTGAAAAAAAACCACTGTTAGACAGACAGGCTGTGGCGGCAGAAAGTGCCGTGGTACAACCGGTGGCGGTATCCGCAGCACCTGTGACTGAGACACCTCCTCAGCCCATGGATCTGAGTAACTGGCACCAGGTGGTGGAGTCGCTACAGATCGGAGGTATCGCCCGACAACTGGCCAATAATAGTGTCTATGAGAGCTGGGATGGCTCCACTCTGGTGCTTAACCTGGATCCAGTACATAAACATATGCAGGTAGGGAGTTCCGAGCAGCGTCTGTGCAAAGCGTTGGAACTCTGTATGGGACAGAAAATCCAGTTAAAGATTGTGCTTGGCTCAGCGGATGCCGTGACACCGGCGAAGAGTCAGGCTATAGCGGCCGCAGACAGGCAGAAAGATGCGGAAAACAGCATGGCTGAAGACCCACTGGTTCTGGCCATGAAGGAGCGCATGGGCGCCCGCTTGATTCCGGGCTCAATACGCCCGGTGGATGAATGA
- the tnpB gene encoding IS66 family insertion sequence element accessory protein TnpB (TnpB, as the term is used for proteins encoded by IS66 family insertion elements, is considered an accessory protein, since TnpC, encoded by a neighboring gene, is a DDE family transposase.), whose amino-acid sequence MLRPGESVQVYLYADPVDMRKSIDGLSALVESEMALSPNIEALFVFCNRARDKIKMLCWERNGFIVWYKRLEKQRFKWPALTTDEPLSLSGQELNWLLDGFDIWNNKPHQKVYFDSVL is encoded by the coding sequence ATGCTACGCCCGGGTGAGTCGGTTCAGGTCTACCTGTATGCTGATCCTGTGGATATGCGTAAATCCATTGATGGCCTGTCCGCGCTGGTCGAGTCGGAGATGGCACTATCACCGAATATCGAAGCCCTGTTTGTTTTCTGTAATCGTGCTCGCGACAAAATCAAAATGCTCTGCTGGGAGCGCAATGGTTTTATCGTCTGGTACAAGCGCCTGGAGAAGCAACGTTTCAAGTGGCCCGCTCTTACAACGGATGAACCGCTGTCGCTCAGTGGTCAGGAGCTGAATTGGCTACTCGATGGCTTTGATATCTGGAACAATAAACCTCATCAAAAGGTCTATTTTGACTCGGTGTTATAG
- a CDS encoding NAD-glutamate dehydrogenase: MTKKPGMLLQHQLESEFSNYPLSGFNDSDIQQINTLLAIYYRYTPAVELESESASDLLGAVIAHWQLLKERDSSVPAVRVYNPSFEEHGWQSSHTIIEVVCDDMAFLVDSLSMGINQAGLTIHLTIHPVIKTQRNKAGELQSLYLLSDTQGSAESLIRFHVEKQLSQDLLDELQKMLLSIINDVRCANQGWMDMRSRISSVRDVVAANQLPVSSDELVEAVEFLEWLRDGHFTFLAYCEYELDNEGERTQMLLSESSVLGFFREPGEGIHSVESVVPDLGETLSTMPSLVVVTKANVRSTVHRPAYMDLVAVKRFDSDGNIVGLYCFVGLFASTAYSSPPRNIPLLRKKMVEVVEGAGLSSMGHSEKALTNLLDTYPRDALFQVPTDELRVMAMDILGLQERQRTRLFVTQDPFKRFFSCLVYLPRESYSKELKVCVQRVLVEAFQGVEVEFATRFSESILARLSFIVHSPPGVDIEYDSDELQSRVVEATTTWQDGLRDALMELYGETLASHYLREYAHSFPGGYREDFYPRTAAGDIARIETARESGELGLHFYRPILESTDKIHFRLYSLAKTVPLSEVIPILENMGLSVFGERPYHVRHQSGDVWIHDFSMRYPRGLESLADEESHRLQETFLKVWKGEVDNDGFNQLVPDAGLGWKQVVLLRAYSRYLKQIKIPFSRPYIIDTLAQHSTITCRLVQLFELKFSPDGGYTEAKFNKLLDKLVVLLEGVESLDQDRIIRSFINLIQATLRTNFFQSADGGKVKDYISLKIDSSVVAGMPQPVPMFEIFVFSSRMEGVHLRGGRIARGGLRWSDRMEDYRTEVLGLMKAQMVKNTVIVPVGSKGGFIVKRMPDTDNQDELLEEVTFCYKTLLRGMLDLTDNLVAGEVVPPQQLVRHDDDDPYLVIAADKGTATFSDIANGVAEAYDFWLGDAFASGGSVGYDHKRMGITAKGAWESVKRNFRELDVDIQTTDFRVIGIGDMAGDVFGNGMLLSRHIKLVAAFNHQHIFLDPTPDPEASFVERERLFLLPRSTWKDYDKQLISKGGGLYLRRAKSITLTQEVKEMLGIKDARMTPNELIHILLKAQVDLLWNGGIGTYVKAESESHEDAGDKANDALRVNGGELRCKVVGEGGNLGFTQLGRIEYAIKGGLIYTDSIDNSAGVDCSDHEVNIKILLNQILANGDMTRKQRDSLLEAMTDEVSQLVLADNYAQTQSVSMVASEAPQRLYEHSRFIDFLEQKGMLNRELECLPDKEDIARRQAAGTGLTKPEISTLHAYSKMTYYDALINSDIPDDPFLLSELVDYFPTELGKRFHQEMLCHSLKREIIATHLTNGIVDHIGPGFGYRVREDVGVNIAGVTRAYLAASKIFTTDVLWKQIEQLDNRVSAAVQAEMMCMVSEMLEQTVSWILRSRRNNVVVRELVDYFQKSVTELTESLPKPLAAKNRLDLNKQIKHLVNAGVPRELAQRVSAVVPLTAALDIVEIGCQCDKETPLVASLYFNLGSYLELHWLHKQIDHLEVQTHWHNLAKRRITDTLNAHQRELTAQVLKMVKPYKSSNRMIDQWVAENSFACDGHHRMISDLKARSSVDFAMLSVVVAGVGNLLAADL; encoded by the coding sequence ATGACAAAAAAACCAGGTATGTTGCTACAGCATCAACTGGAGAGCGAGTTTTCCAATTATCCTCTGTCGGGTTTCAATGATAGCGATATTCAGCAGATCAACACACTGCTGGCTATCTATTACCGTTACACGCCTGCTGTAGAACTTGAGAGTGAAAGTGCCTCCGATCTTCTGGGTGCCGTTATTGCCCACTGGCAACTGCTGAAGGAGAGAGATAGCAGTGTTCCGGCGGTACGAGTCTACAACCCCTCCTTTGAGGAGCACGGATGGCAAAGCTCCCACACCATTATTGAAGTTGTCTGTGATGATATGGCTTTTCTGGTCGACTCTCTGTCGATGGGAATCAACCAGGCGGGTCTGACGATTCATCTGACGATTCACCCCGTGATCAAAACACAACGAAACAAGGCAGGGGAGTTACAGTCGCTCTATCTCCTTAGTGACACGCAAGGTAGTGCTGAATCTCTGATCCGTTTCCATGTCGAGAAACAGCTCTCCCAGGATCTGTTGGATGAGCTGCAGAAGATGCTGCTTTCCATCATCAACGATGTACGCTGTGCCAACCAGGGCTGGATGGATATGCGGTCACGTATCTCCTCGGTACGGGATGTAGTTGCCGCCAATCAACTTCCAGTGTCCAGTGATGAGCTGGTTGAGGCGGTCGAATTTCTTGAGTGGCTGCGTGATGGACACTTTACCTTTCTGGCGTACTGCGAGTATGAGTTGGACAACGAAGGTGAGCGTACGCAGATGCTGCTCTCCGAGTCTTCGGTACTTGGATTTTTTCGTGAACCGGGAGAGGGTATCCACAGTGTTGAGTCGGTGGTGCCCGATTTGGGTGAGACACTTTCAACCATGCCCTCTCTTGTCGTTGTGACAAAAGCTAATGTGCGATCGACCGTGCACCGGCCGGCCTACATGGATCTGGTGGCAGTCAAGCGTTTTGATAGTGATGGAAACATTGTGGGGCTCTACTGTTTTGTCGGTCTGTTTGCCTCAACCGCTTATAGTAGTCCACCAAGAAATATTCCGCTGTTACGGAAAAAGATGGTGGAAGTGGTGGAGGGGGCCGGGCTCTCCTCCATGGGGCACTCTGAAAAAGCGCTGACAAATCTACTCGATACCTATCCACGTGATGCGCTGTTCCAGGTGCCGACCGATGAGCTGAGGGTGATGGCGATGGATATCCTCGGCTTGCAGGAGCGGCAACGGACTCGCCTATTTGTCACTCAAGATCCCTTCAAGCGCTTTTTCTCCTGCTTAGTCTATCTTCCCCGCGAGAGTTACAGTAAAGAGTTGAAGGTGTGTGTTCAGCGGGTGCTGGTAGAGGCGTTTCAGGGTGTCGAAGTGGAGTTTGCCACCCGTTTCTCAGAGTCGATACTGGCGCGCCTCTCTTTTATCGTTCACTCTCCTCCGGGCGTCGATATCGAATACGATAGCGATGAACTGCAGAGCAGGGTGGTGGAAGCGACCACCACCTGGCAGGATGGTCTGCGCGATGCACTGATGGAGTTGTATGGCGAGACACTGGCATCGCACTATCTCCGCGAATATGCTCACTCGTTTCCCGGAGGCTATCGTGAGGATTTCTATCCACGTACCGCCGCCGGCGATATCGCCAGAATTGAGACTGCACGGGAAAGTGGCGAGTTGGGCCTCCATTTCTACCGTCCCATTCTGGAATCGACTGATAAAATTCATTTTCGCCTCTACTCTTTGGCAAAAACGGTGCCCCTTTCTGAAGTGATACCGATCCTCGAGAATATGGGGCTCAGTGTCTTTGGTGAAAGACCCTATCATGTGCGCCATCAGTCTGGAGATGTCTGGATTCATGACTTCTCCATGCGTTATCCACGAGGGCTGGAGAGTCTGGCAGATGAGGAGAGTCATCGGCTTCAGGAGACCTTTCTCAAAGTATGGAAAGGTGAAGTAGATAATGACGGCTTCAATCAACTGGTGCCGGATGCCGGGCTCGGCTGGAAACAGGTAGTGCTGTTGCGTGCCTACAGCCGTTATCTGAAGCAGATAAAAATCCCCTTTAGCCGGCCCTACATTATCGACACCCTGGCCCAGCACAGTACGATCACCTGTCGTCTGGTGCAGCTGTTCGAACTCAAATTCTCACCTGACGGCGGTTATACAGAGGCAAAATTCAACAAGCTGCTGGATAAGCTAGTGGTGCTGTTGGAGGGTGTAGAGAGCCTTGATCAGGACAGGATTATTCGTAGCTTTATCAACCTGATTCAGGCCACTCTCCGCACCAACTTCTTTCAGAGTGCCGATGGTGGAAAAGTAAAGGACTATATCTCCCTCAAGATAGACTCCAGCGTAGTGGCGGGCATGCCTCAACCGGTGCCGATGTTTGAGATCTTCGTCTTCTCATCCCGCATGGAGGGAGTGCATTTGAGGGGAGGGAGGATTGCCCGGGGCGGTCTGCGCTGGTCAGATCGAATGGAGGACTACAGAACGGAAGTATTGGGGCTGATGAAGGCCCAGATGGTGAAGAATACCGTTATCGTTCCGGTGGGCTCCAAGGGAGGTTTTATCGTCAAGCGGATGCCGGATACGGATAACCAGGATGAACTGCTGGAAGAGGTGACCTTCTGTTACAAAACCCTGCTTAGGGGCATGCTCGATCTCACTGACAATCTGGTAGCGGGGGAGGTGGTACCGCCGCAACAGCTGGTGCGGCATGACGATGATGACCCCTATCTAGTCATTGCTGCGGACAAGGGTACGGCCACCTTCTCGGATATCGCCAACGGCGTTGCCGAGGCATACGATTTCTGGCTGGGTGATGCGTTTGCCTCTGGCGGCTCAGTGGGTTATGACCACAAACGGATGGGCATTACCGCTAAGGGGGCATGGGAGTCGGTGAAACGTAACTTCAGGGAGCTGGATGTTGATATTCAGACCACGGATTTTCGGGTTATCGGTATTGGCGATATGGCGGGTGATGTATTCGGCAACGGTATGTTGCTCTCCCGTCATATCAAACTGGTAGCCGCATTCAATCATCAGCATATATTTCTTGATCCAACCCCCGATCCCGAGGCCTCGTTCGTGGAGCGTGAACGCCTCTTCCTGTTGCCACGCTCAACCTGGAAAGATTACGACAAGCAGCTGATCTCAAAGGGTGGTGGTCTCTATCTTCGGCGCGCCAAGTCGATCACTCTGACGCAGGAAGTTAAGGAGATGTTGGGGATCAAGGATGCGCGGATGACCCCCAACGAGCTGATCCATATACTGCTCAAGGCCCAGGTCGATCTACTGTGGAATGGTGGTATCGGTACCTATGTCAAGGCTGAAAGCGAGAGCCATGAAGACGCCGGTGACAAAGCCAACGATGCACTGAGGGTCAATGGTGGAGAGCTCCGCTGCAAGGTGGTGGGTGAGGGAGGGAACCTCGGGTTCACCCAGTTGGGACGGATCGAATATGCGATCAAGGGGGGGCTGATCTATACCGACTCCATCGATAATTCCGCCGGCGTCGACTGCTCTGATCATGAAGTCAATATCAAGATTCTCCTCAATCAGATCCTCGCCAATGGTGATATGACCCGCAAGCAGCGGGATAGCCTGCTCGAAGCGATGACCGATGAGGTGTCACAACTGGTATTGGCGGATAACTACGCCCAGACCCAGTCTGTGAGTATGGTGGCATCTGAGGCGCCCCAACGGCTTTATGAGCACTCCCGCTTTATCGACTTTCTCGAACAGAAAGGCATGCTTAACCGTGAACTCGAGTGCCTGCCCGATAAAGAAGATATTGCCCGTCGGCAGGCGGCCGGCACAGGTCTTACAAAGCCGGAGATTTCCACCCTTCATGCCTACAGTAAGATGACCTACTACGATGCACTGATCAACTCGGATATCCCGGATGATCCCTTCCTGCTATCGGAACTGGTCGACTACTTTCCAACTGAGCTTGGTAAGCGTTTCCACCAGGAGATGCTCTGCCACAGCCTGAAACGGGAGATCATCGCGACGCATCTCACCAACGGTATTGTTGACCATATTGGCCCTGGATTCGGCTACAGAGTGCGTGAGGATGTTGGGGTTAATATTGCAGGAGTTACCCGCGCCTATCTTGCTGCCAGTAAGATTTTTACCACAGATGTGTTGTGGAAGCAGATTGAACAACTGGATAACCGGGTATCGGCCGCAGTTCAGGCTGAGATGATGTGCATGGTCTCGGAGATGCTGGAGCAGACTGTTTCCTGGATACTGCGCTCACGTCGCAACAATGTGGTGGTGCGTGAGTTGGTCGATTATTTCCAGAAGAGCGTAACGGAGCTGACGGAGAGTCTTCCTAAGCCACTGGCAGCAAAAAATCGCCTGGATCTCAATAAGCAGATCAAGCACCTCGTCAATGCCGGGGTGCCGCGTGAGTTGGCACAACGTGTCAGCGCCGTCGTGCCTCTGACAGCGGCGCTGGATATTGTCGAGATCGGTTGCCAGTGCGATAAAGAGACACCGCTGGTTGCTTCTCTCTACTTTAATTTGGGCAGCTACCTGGAACTGCACTGGCTACACAAGCAGATCGATCACCTGGAGGTGCAGACCCATTGGCACAATCTGGCGAAGAGGCGTATCACCGATACCTTGAATGCCCATCAGCGAGAGCTGACAGCACAGGTGCTGAAAATGGTTAAGCCATATAAAAGCAGTAACCGGATGATTGACCAGTGGGTGGCTGAAAACAGCTTTGCCTGTGATGGGCACCACCGCATGATCTCCGATCTCAAAGCGAGGAGCTCGGTCGATTTTGCCATGCTGTCTGTGGTGGTGGCAGGGGTTGGAAACCTGCTGGCTGCAGACCTCTGA
- a CDS encoding histidine triad nucleotide-binding protein yields MDDCLFCKMVSHEIEPDVVYEDEDVLAFRDINPQAPVHILIIPKRHISTLNDLQAGDAELMGKLYLTATKVAKLEGIADAGYRTLVNCNEEGGQEVFHIHLHLVGGRRMSWPPG; encoded by the coding sequence ATGGATGACTGCCTTTTCTGCAAGATGGTGTCCCACGAGATTGAACCCGATGTGGTCTATGAGGACGAGGATGTGCTCGCGTTCAGAGATATCAACCCTCAGGCACCGGTGCATATACTGATTATTCCCAAACGACATATAAGCACACTTAACGATCTACAGGCAGGGGATGCCGAGTTGATGGGCAAACTCTATCTAACGGCAACCAAGGTGGCAAAGCTGGAGGGTATCGCCGATGCCGGCTACCGCACTTTGGTTAATTGCAATGAAGAGGGTGGGCAGGAGGTGTTTCATATCCACCTGCACCTGGTAGGTGGTCGCCGCATGAGCTGGCCCCCGGGCTAA